A window of Variovorax paradoxus genomic DNA:
CTTGCCGTCGTCGGAGCCGATGTCCTGCGAGAACGAATACTGCTTGCCGTTGCGCAGATTCTTGTAGTCGAAGCCGTAGATGTTCGCGCCCTGGGTCGTCACCACGTACTGGCCTGCGATGCGCCCGTCGACGATCTCCGCCCAGGTGGTGATGTATTCCCACGGCCGCCCTTCGGGCTTGTCGCCGACCTCGCTCTTCACCGGCACGATCGGTATCACCTTCGACGAACCCTTGTACCTGACGTAGCCACCGGACCAGTTGCTGTTGGGGTCGGAAAAGATGCGCCATTCCAGGCGGATCGTCTGCGCGGCCGATTCCGTCAGGCAGCGGTAGTCGACCGACACAGGCGCATCGCCCGATGCGGCCAATGCGGACAAGGGCAGCAGCAGAAGGCCGGCGAGCGCGAAGCGCATGTCTTTCATTTCAAAGTCCTGACAGCGAGGGCGCTTGCACGTCGTACAGGTGGGCGGCGAACTCGTACTTGTATTCGTAGTCGCCCGTGTAGGCCAGCGCGATCCTGCCGGTCCAGGTGATGTTGAAGCGGTCGCTGCCCGGAATGCGGTCGAAGCGCACGCGGTGCGCCGCGGCCGCGTCGTGGCCCAGCAGGTAGATGTGGAAGACGTTGTCCTCGATGTCCTCGGGCGGCGGCTCGTCCACGACGATCTCCAGGCCGTCGAGCTTCTCGAGGCTGTAGTCGGCCAGCGCGAAGACAGCGAAGCCGTCGCCCTGGCCCCAGTGCGTCGACGAAAGCGTGCAGCGGTGGTAGTTGGTCCAGACGGAAGCGGACTGCCAGTCGCCGCGGTATTCGCCGTCTTCGGTCTCGTCCTCTTCCTCGGGGTCTTCGATCTCGCGCTCGGCCTCGTAGTCGTCGCTGCGCAGATGCAGGTCGAACCACACCTGGCCGTCGCGCACGGCGGCGGTCCAGCGAAATTCCTTCACCGGATGGCCCTCGGGCCAGGGGTTGCCGGTGAAGAAGATGCGGGCTTGGCTGGTGCCGGTGGTGCTGCTGTCGCTCATGCGTTGTCTTCGGGTTGGATCAGGTCCCACTTGTTGCCGCACAAATCCTGGAAGACCGCCACGATGCCGTGCGGCTCGTGGCGCGGCTCCTCGAGAAAGCGAACGCCGTGGGACGTCATGTGGGCGTGGTCGGACGCGAAGTCCGAGGTGTGCAGGAACAGGAAGACGCGGCCCCCGGCCTGCCTGCCAATGCTGGCTTCCTGATCGTCGGTGACCGCCTTGGCCAGCAGCAGCGCGGCACCCGCGTTGCGCGCGGGGGCGACGACCACCCAGCGCTTGCCGGGGGCGCGCGGTGTGTCTTCAATCAGCTCGAAGCGCAGCGCCTCGGTGAAGAAGCGGATCGCTTCATCGTAGTCGCGCACGAGCAGGGTGACGGTGGCGAGCCGGCGCGCGATGGGGGAGGGGTTCATGGTTCAGTTGAAGACGATCGCCGTCTTGTGCGCGATGCTCAGCCGGGCCGATTCGTAGAGCCGCAGCCACGACACGTACTCC
This region includes:
- a CDS encoding VOC family protein — its product is MNPSPIARRLATVTLLVRDYDEAIRFFTEALRFELIEDTPRAPGKRWVVVAPARNAGAALLLAKAVTDDQEASIGRQAGGRVFLFLHTSDFASDHAHMTSHGVRFLEEPRHEPHGIVAVFQDLCGNKWDLIQPEDNA